Genomic segment of Leishmania panamensis strain MHOM/PA/94/PSC-1 chromosome 20 sequence:
NNNNNNNNNNNNNNNNNNNNNNNNNNNNNNNNNNNNNNNNNNNNNNNNNNNNNNNNNNNNNNNNNNNNNNNNNNNNNNNNNNNNNNNNNNNNNNNNNNNNNNNNNNNNNNNNNNNNNNNNNNNNNNNNNNNNNNNNNNNNNNNNNNNNNNNNNNNNNNNNNNNNNNNNNNNNNNNNNNNNNNNNNNNNNNNNNNNNNNNNNNNNNNNNNNNNNNNNNNNNNNNNNNNNNNNNNNNNNNNNNNNNNNNNNNNNNNNNNNNNNNNNNNNNNNNNNNNNNNNNNNNNNNNNNNNNNNNNNNNNNNNNNNNNNNNNNNNNNNNNNNNNNNNNNNNNNNNNNNNNNNNNNNNNNNNNNNNNNNNNNNNNNNNNNNNNNNNNNNNNNNNNNNNNNNNNNNNNNNNNNNNNNNNNNNNNNNNNNNNNNNNNNNNNNNNNNNNNNNNNNNNNNNNNNNNNNNNNNNNNNNNNNNNNNNNNNNNNNNNNNNNNNNNNNNNNNNNNNNNNNNNNNNNNNNNNNNNNNNNNNNNNNNNNNNNNNNNNNNNNNNNNNNNNNNNNNNNNNNNNNNNNNNNNNNNNNNNNNNNNNNNNNNNNNNNNNNNNNNNNNNNNNNNNNNNNNNNNNNNNNNNNNNNNNNNNNNNNNNNNNNNNNNNNNNNNNNNNNNNNNNNNNNNNNNNNNNNNNNNNNNNNNNNNNNNNNNNNNNNNNNNNNNNNNNNNNNNNNNNNNNNNNNNNNNNNNNNNNNNNNNNNNNNNNNNNNNNNNNNNNNNNNNNNNNNNNNNNNNNNNNNNNNNNNNNNNNNNNNNNNNNNNNNNNNNNNNNNNNNNNNNNNNNNNNNNNNNNNNNNNNNNNNNNNNNNNNNNNNNNNNNNNNNNNNNNNNNNNNNNNNNNNNNNNNNNNNNNNNNNNNNNNNNNNNNNNNNNNNNNNNNNNNNNNNNNNNNNNNNNNNNNNNNNNNNNNNNNNNNNNNNNNNNNNNNNNNNNNNNNNNNNNNNNNNNNNNNNNNNNNNNNNNNNNNNNNNNNNNNNNNNNNNNNNNNNNNNNNNNNNNNNNNNNNNNNNNNNNNNNNNNNNNNNNNNNNNNNNNNNNNNNNNNNNNNNNNNNNNNNNNNNNNNNNNNNNNNNNNNNNNNNNNNNNNNNNNNNNNNNNNNNNNNNNNNNNNNNNNNNNNNNNNNNNNNNNNNNNNNNNNNNNNNNNNNNNNNNNNNNNNNNNNNNNNNNNNNNNNNNNNNNNNNNNNNNNNNNNNNNNNNNNNNNNNNNNNNNNNNNNNNNNNNNNNNNNNNNNNNNNNNNNNNNNNNNNNNNNNNNNNNNNNNNNNNNNNNNNNNNNNNNNNNNNNNNNNNNNNNNNNNNNNNNNNNNNNNNNNNNNNNNNNNNNNNNNNNNNNNNNNNNNNNNNNNNNNNNNNNNNNNNNNNNNNNNNNNNNNNNNNNNNNNNNNNNNNNNNNNNNNNNNNNNNNNNNNNNNNNNNNNNNNNNNNNNNNNNNNNNNNNNNNNNNNNNNNNNNNNNNNNNNNNNNNNNNNNNNNNNNNNNNNNNNNNNNNNNNNNNNNNNNNNNNNNNNNNNNNNNNNNNNNNNNNNNNNNNNNNNNNNNNNNNNNNNNNNNNNNNNNNNNNNNNNNNNNNNNNNNNNNNNNNNNNNNNNNNNNNNNNNNNNNNNNNNNNNNNNNNNNNNNNNNNNNNNNNNNNNNNNNNNNNNNNNNNNNNNNNNNNNNNNNNNNNNNNNNNNNNNNNNNNNNNNNNNNNNNNNNNNNNNNNNNNNNNNNNNNNNNNNNNNNNNNNNNNNNNNNNNNNNNNNNNNNNNNNNNNNNNNNNNNNNNNNNNNNNNNNNNNNNNNNNNNNNNNNNNNNNNNNNNNNNNNNNNNNNNNNNNNNNNNNNNNNNNNNNNNNNNNNNNNNNNNNNNNNNNNNNNNNNNNNNNNNNNNNNNNNNNNNNNNNNNNNNNNNNNNNNNNNNNNNNNNNNNNNNNNNNNNNNNNNNNNNNNNNNNNNNNNNNNNNNNNNNNNNNNNNNNNNNNNNNNNNNNNNNNNNNNNNNNNNNNNNNNNNNNNNNNNNNNNNNNNNNNNNNNNNNNNNNNNNNNNNNNNNNNNNNNNNNNNNNNNNNNNNNNNNNNNNNNNNNNNNNNNNNNNNNNNNNNNNNNNNNNNNNNNNNNNNNNNNNNNNNNNNNNNNNNNNNNNNNNNNNNNNNNNNNNNNNNNNNNNNNNNNNNNNNNNNNNNNNNNNNNNNNNNNNNNNNNNNNNNNNNNNNNNNNNNNNNNNNNNNNNNNNNNNNNNNNNNNNNNNNNNNNNNNNNNNNNNNNNNNNNNNNNNNNNNNNNNNNNNNNNNNNNNNNNNNNNNNNNNNNNNNNNNNNNNNNNNNNNNNNNNNNNNNNNNNNNNNNNNNNNNNNNNNNNNNNNNNNNNNNNNNNNNNNNNNNNNNNNNNNNNNNNNNNNNNNNNNNNNNNNNNNNNNNNNNNNNNNNNNNNNNNNNNNNNNNNNNNNNNNNNNNNNNNNNNNNNNNNNNNNNNNNNNNNNNNNNNNNNNNNNNNNNNNNNNNNNNNNNNNNNNNNNNNNNNNNNNNNNNNNNNNNNNNNNNNNNNNNNNNNNNNNNNNNNNNNNNNNNNNNNNNNNNNNNNNNNNNNNNNNNNNNNNNNNNNNNNNNNNNNNNNNNNNNNNNNNNNNNNNNNNNNNNNNNNNNNNNNNNNNNNNNNNNNNNNNNNNNNNNNNNNNNNNNNNNNNNNNNNNNNNNNNNNNNNNNNNNNNNNNNNNNNNNNNNNNNNNNNNNNNNNNNNNNNNNNNNNNNNNNNNNNNNNNNNNNNNNNNNNNNNNNNNNNNNNNNNNNNNNNNNNNNNNNNNNNNNNNNNNNNNNNNNNNNNNNNNNNNNNNNNNNNNNNNNNNNNNNNNNNNNNNNNNNNNNNNNNNNNNNNNNNNNNNNNNNNNNNNNNNNNNNNNNNNNNNNNNNNNNNNNNNNNNNNNNNNNNNNNNNNNNNNNNNNNNNNNNNNNNNNNNNNNNNNNNNNNNNNNNNNNNNNNNNNNNNNNNNNNNNNNNNNNNNNNNNNNNNNNNNNNNNNNNNNNNNNNNNNNNNNNNNNNNNNNNNNNNNNNNNNNNNNNNNNNNNNNNNNNNNNNNNNNNNNNNNNNNNNNNNNNNNNNNNNNNNNNNNNNNNNNNNNNNNNNNNNNNNNNNNNNNNNNNNNNNNNNNNNNNNNNNNNNNNNNNNNNNNNNNNNNNNNNNNNNNNNNNNNNNNNNNNNNNNNNNNNNNNNNNNNNNNNNNNNNNNNNNNNNNNNNNNNNNNNNNNNNNNNNNNNNNNNNNNNNNNNNNNNNNNNNNNNNNNNNNNNNNNNNNNNNNNNNNNNNNNNNNNNNNNNNNNNNNNNNNNNNNNNNNNNNNNNNNNNNNNNNNNNNNNNNNNNNNNNNNNNNNNNNNNNNNNNNNNNNNNNNNNNNNNNNNNNNNNNNNNNNNNNNNNNNNNNNNNNNNNNNNNNNNNNNNNNNNNNNNNNNNNNNNNNNNNNNNNNNNNNNNNNNNNNNNNNNNNNNNNNNNNNNNNNNNNNNNNNNNNNNNNNNNNNNNNNNNNNNNNNNNNNNNNNNNNNNNNNNNNNNNNNNNNNNNNNNNNNNNNNNNNNNNNNNNNNNNNNNNNNNNNNNNNNNNNNNNNNNNNNNNNNNNNNNNNNNNNNNNNNNNNNNNNNNNNNNNNNNNNNNNNNNNNNNNNNNNNNNNNNNNNNNNNNNNNNNNNNNNNNNNNNNNNNNNNNNNNNNNNNNNNNNNNNNNNNNNNNNNNNNNNNNNNNNNNNNNNNNNNNNNNNNNNNNNNNNNNNNNNNNNNNNNNNNNNNNNNNNNNNNNNNNNNNNNNNNNNNNNNNNNNNNNNNNNNNNNNNNNNNNNNNNNNNNNNNNNNNNNNNNNNNNNNNNNNNNNNNNNNNNNNNNNNNNNNNNNNNNNNNNNNNNNNNNNNNNNNNNNNNNNNNNNNNNNNNNNNNNNNNNNNNNNNNNNNNNNNNNNNNNNNNNNNNNNNNNNNNNNNNNNNNNNNNNNNNNNNNNNNNNNNNNNNNNNNNNNNNNNNNNNNNNNNNNNNNNNNNNNNNNNNNNNNNNNNNNNNNNNNNNNNNNNNNNNNNNNNNNNNNNNNNNNNNNNNNNNNNNNNNNNNNNNNNNNNNNNNNNNNNNNNNNNNNNNNNNNNNNNNNNNNNNNNNNNNNNNNNNNNNNNNNNNNNNNNNNNNNNNNNNNNNNNNNNNNNNNNNNNNNNNNNNNNNNNNNNNNNNNNNNNNNNNNNNNNNNNNNNNNNNNNNNNNNNNNNNNNNNNNNNNNNNNNNNNNNNNNNNNNNNNNNNNNNNNNNNNNNNNNNNNNNNNNNNNNNNNNNNNNNNNNNNNNNNNNNNNNNNNNNNNNNNNNNNNNNNNNNNNNNNNNNNNNNNNNNNNNNNNNNNNNNNNNNNNNNNNNNNNNNNNNNNNNNNNNNNNNNNNNNNNNNNNNNNNNNNNNNNNNNNNNNNNNNNNNNNNNNNNNNNNNNNNNNNNNNNNNNNNNNNNNNNNNNNNNNNNNNNNNNNNNNNNNNNNNNNNNNNNNNNNNNNNNNNNNNNNNNNNNNNNNNNNNNNNNNNNNNNNNNNNNNNNNNNNNNNNNNNNNNNNNNNNNNNNNNNNNNNNNNNNNNNNNNNNNNNNNNNNNNNNNNNNNNNNNNNNNNNNNNNNNNNNNNNNNNNNNNNNNNNNNNNNNNNNNNNNNNNNNNNNNNNNNNNNNNNNNNNNNNNNNNNNNNNNNNNNNNNNNNNNNNNNNNNNNNNNNNNNNNNNNNNNNNNNNNNNNNNNNNNNNNNNNNNNNNNNNNNNNNNNNNNNNNNNNNNNNNNNNNNNNNNNNNNNNNNNNNNNNNNNNNNNNNNNNNNNNNNNNNNNNNNNNNNNNNNNNNNNNNNNNNNNNNNNNNNNNNNNNNNNNNNNNNNNNNNNNNNNNNNNNNNNNNNNNNNNNNNNNNNNNNNNNNNNNNNNNNNNNNNNNNNNNNNNNNNNNNNNNNNNNNNNNNNNNNNNNNNNNNNNNNNNNNNNNNNNNNNNNNNNNNNNNNNNNNNNNNNNNNNNNNNNNNNNNNNNNNNNNNNNNNNNNNNNNNNNNNNNNNNNNNNNNNNNNNNNNNNNNNNNNNNNNNNNNNNNNNNNNNNNNNNNNNNNNNNNNNNNNNNNNNNNNNNNNNNNNNNNNNNNNNNNNNNNNNNNNNNNNNNNNNNNNNNNNNNNNNNNNNNNNNNNNNNNNNNNNNNNNNNNNNNNNNNNNNNNNNNNNNNNNNNNNNNNNNNNNNNNNNNNNNNNNNNNNNNNNNNNNNNNNNNNNNNNNNNNNNNNNNNNNNNNNNNNNNNNNNNNNNNNNNNNNNNNNNNNNNNNNNNNNNNNNNNNNNNNNNNNNNNNNNNNNNNNNNNNNNNNNNNNNNNNNNNNNNNNNNNNNNNNNNNNNNNNNNNNNNNNNNNNNNNNNNNNNNNNNNNNNNNNNNNNNNNNNNNNNNNNNNNNNNNNNNNNNNNNNNNNNNNNNNNNNNNNNNNNNNNNNNNNNNNNNNNNNNNNNNNNNNNNNNNNNNNNNNNNNNNNNNNNNNNNNNNNNNNNNNNNNNNNNNNNNNNNNNNNNNNNNNNNNNNNNNNNNNNNNNNNNNNNNNNNNNNNNNNNNNNNNNNNNNNNNNNNNNNNNNNNNNNNNNNNNNNNNNNNNNNNNNNNNNNNNNNNNNNNNNNNNNNNNNNNNNNNNNNNNNNNNNNNNNNNNNNNNNNNNNNNNNNNNNNNNNNNNNNNNNNNNNNNNNNNNNNNNNNNNNNNNNNNNNNNNNNNNNNNNNNNNNNNNNNNNNNNNNNNNNNNNNNNNNNNNNNNNNNNNNNNNNNNNNNNNNNNNNNNNNNNNNNNNNNNNNNNNNNNNNNNNNNNNNNNNNNNNNNNNNNNNNNNNNNNNNNNNNNNNNNNNNNNNNNNNNNNNNNNNNNNNNNNNNNNNNNNNNNNNNNNNNNNNNNNNNNNNNNNNNNNNNNNNNNNNNNNNNNNNNNNNNNNNNNNNNNNNNNNNNNNNNNNNNNNNNNNNNNNNNNNNNNNNNNNNNNNNNNNNNNNNNNNNNNNNNNNNNNNNNNNNNNNNNNNNNNNNNNNNNNNNNNNNNNNNNNNNNNNNNNNNNNNNNNNNNNNNNNNNNNNNNNNNNNNNNNNNNNNNNNNNNNNNNNNNNNNNNNNNNNNNNNNNNNNNNNNNNNNNNNNNNNNNNNNNNNNNNNNNNNNNNNNNNNNNNNNNNNNNNNNNNNNNNNNNNNNNNNNNNNNNNNNNNNNNNNNNNNNNNNNNNNNNNNNNNNNNNNNNNNNNNNNNNNNNNNNNNNNNNNNNNNNNNNNNNNNNNNNNNNNNNNNNNNNNNNNNNNNNNNNNNNNNNNNNNNNNNNNNNNNNNNNNNNNNNNNNNNNNNNNNNNNNNNNNNNNNNNNNNNNNNNNNNNNNNNNNNNNNNNNNNNNNNNNNNNNNNNNNNNNNNNNNNNNNNNNNNNNNNNNNNNNNNNNNNNNNNNNNNNNNNNNNNNNNNNNNNNNNNNNNNNNNNNNNNNNNNNNNNNNNNNNNNNNNNNNNNNNNNNNNNNNNNNNNNNNNNNNNNNNNNNNNNNNNNNNNNNNNNNNNNNNNNNNNNNNNNNNNNNNNNNNNNNNNNNNNNNNNNNNNNNNNNNNNNNNNNNNNNNNNNNNNNNNNNNNNNNNNNNNNNNNNNNNNNNNNNNNNNNNNNNNNNNNNNNNNNNNNNNNNNNNNNNNNNNNNNNNNNNNNNNNNNNNNNNNNNNNNNNNNNNNNNNNNNNNNNNNNNNNNNNNNNNNNNNNNNNNNNNNNNNNNNNNNNNNNNNNNNNNNNNNNNNNNNNNNNNNNNNNNNNNNNNNNNNNNNNNNNNNNNNNNNNNNNNNNNNNNNNNNNNNNNNNNNNNNNNNNNNNNNNNNNNNNNNNNNNNNNNNNNNNNNNNNNNNNNNNNNNNNNNNNNNNNNNNNNNNNNNNNNNNNNNNNNNNNNNNNNNNNNNNNNNNNNNNNNNNNNNNNNNNNNNNNNNNNNNNNNNNNNNNNNNNNNNNNNNNNNNNNNNNNNNNNNNNNNNNNNNNNNNNNNNNNNNNNNNNNNNNNNNNNNNNNNNNNNNNNNNNNNNNNNNNNNNNNNNNNNNNNNNNNNNNNNNNNNNNNNNNNNNNNNNNNNNNNNNNNNNNNNNNNNNNNNNNNNNNNNNNNNNNNNNNNNNNNNNNNNNNNNNNNNNNNNNNNNNNNNNNNNNNNNNNNNNNNNNNNNNNNNNNNNNNNNNNNNNNNNNNNNNNNNNNNNNNNNNNNNNNNNNNNNNNNNNNNNNNNNNNNNNNNNNNNNNNNNNNNNNNNNNNNNNNNNNNNNNNNNNNNNNNNNNNNNNNNNNNNNNNNNNNNNNNNNNNNNNNNNNNNNNNNNNNNNNNNNNNNNNNNNNNNNNNNNNNNNNNNNNNNNNNNNNNNNNNNNNNNNNNNNNNNNNNNNNNNNNNNNNNNNNNNNNNNNNNNNNNNNNNNNNNNNNNNNNNNNNNNNNNNNNNNNNNNNNNNNNNNNNNNNNNNNNNNNNNNNNNNNNNNGTTTTAAGCTGGGCAATCTCCCCTCGGAGCTTTCGCATTAGCAACGTCGTCGCATCTTCGTTCACGTGCGGCGCATTGCGAATGCTCTTCGCGCGACCCGCGTACGTAAGCGTCGAGATCGTTTCCTCCACGTAACGGTCCGAGGGACTGATGCAGGCAATCATGGTGGTCAGAGAGTTGCCACCAAGAGCGTGCTTGAGGAGCATTGTCAGCTTGCTGTCACGATAAGGAATGTGACGGCCTCcggtgtgctgctctgcaccgccgcgagCGTGAGATACCACACCGGCGTTCGTCCTTTTAAGTGTCGAAGTCGCCtccgcagctccgccacggaGCGCGGTGATCACCATTCCCAGAGCCAGCAGCGACGTATTGATGTCGATGGACTCCTTGATAAGCTTCGCGCCTGGGCGGTGGGAGAGAAGACCAATCTTTTCGGAGCCTGCTAGGTCCACAAGTGACAGCTCGGATTGACTGAGCAGCTCACCATTGGGGCGGGCGCGGCTTTCCACGTAGATGGTAAAGACACAATGGGAGCGGGAGGACTGGCGATTGATGAGGTGACTGCTCACAACCTTCTGCTGAATCCCGCTGAAGAGCATCCCACGCATCTCATCCGGGGAGTTACAGCTGCAAATAAACAGGTTCTCCACCTTGAAGACGTCGCCCTTGTGCCACCGTACACGCAGGTCGCCCTGATCGACGCCCCTCTTGCCGCGTGCATCCATCTGGAGCTTTGCCAGGGTGGACGAAGAGAACGGCaaaggcgccgctgcctcgttGGCGTTTGCCGAGACGCCGATGCCGCGGTGCACATCAGAAATCTTTTCATTGTAGATCTGGTAGAAGCTGCAGCGAAACGTGTACGCCACCCCGTCGTCTGTCGTTCCGGCATTATCCGGCGATTCGGCGTCCTCCACGCCAACCGCGCGTTGCCGTTCACGTGCACGGTCAAAGAGCAGCTGAATGATACGAAGCATGATGCCGTGCTGCTGAACTGCTGTCCCGTCCACATGAGGTACCATcgcctggcgctgctgcagattcaatccgctgctgcgcaacccATCCATGGTGTAggtcttgccgctgccggttTGCCCATAGGCGAATACGGTGGCGTGAAGCCCATCGAGTACGTGCTCCACGAGAGGAGCGATCTCCGCGAAGGTGGCTACCTGATCTGCTTCGGCAGGCAGGACCCGATCGAAGCGGTAGGACCGGCCTTCGTTTGGCGCCATCCTATCACGCACGATCACCTCGTCGCCATTGATATGAACGCGCTCGGCTGAGTGGTCGGCTTCTGTGTCCGGCTGCAGCGGGCGACAGCGCACGACAACGCGGATGCAACCAAAGTAGCGCTTGCTTTCTCTCAAAGTCCTGGTCGCGTTTACGGCCCCGCTGCTCGATATGGGGTCCACGTGCGCACTGGTTCTGGTGAGATCACTGGGTATCGCATCCACATTGCGGTGATTCCATACCACCTGCCGCGTCCTacgcggcggtgacggcgtgtCTTCTCGGCTGTCGGCATTGCGCATTGCTTCCACAATCTAGTCAAGCCCGAAGTGCAGCAGACAAGAGACGACGAGGTATAGTCGAACAGGAGCAAACGGCTCGCGTGCCCGCCGGAGGGGTAGGCGGTGACGGCAGTCCACAAATGGTGCAGAAAAGCGAGCAACTACTTGGCGCCACACTGCCGTTGttctgctgccgtcgtctctctctgcctgtcgAGTCCGTTTCTCGGCGGTTGTGTTCGCTGGCAAGCGGGGCGATCTGCCGCTCGTTCGAGAAAGGTGGTCTGTGCCACCCCGGGGTGTGACGAATATACTGCGGAGGGACTGTTGCTGGTTTGTCCGCTGACGAAAACATGTCAAGcgaaacaaagagaaaaacaaaacaacagACCAAAAGAGGATACCggaagaagagctgcgtgctcacgagaagagcgagcagacagacagacgcgcCCGTAAGTGCACTGACAGCCAAGCGGGCTCCCTTTCAAGGGCGCGGTGTTCGAGAGGACAAAGGCGTCGTCGCCAATACGCGGCGCCGTCAAGCACATTCGTTGTGCGCGTGATGGCATCAACGTTGATGCCATTGCCCGCGATATACGCGCAGAACAGAAAATATATACGCTCGCGTGATTCCTGCTGTGGATCGAGTGGCAAAAGTCGAGCACACCGGATGCAGCAACTCGGCCAGCTGTGCCAACCGGATCACGACATTTCTTTTTTTAGTTCGAAGTTTTGTTACACTGACCCTGTGAGTATATCAAATCCAATCAAAATGATCCGAGGAACGACAGAAGAGGGCCCAATGACGACCACGGCGGTAGGTCTCCGCCGTACAGAACGTGCTTTGTCAAGTAGCATCACAACATGCAAGTCTCCTGCTAGGTCACTACCTTTCCCTTCATTCGGCTACCCCTCACCGTCACTGACAGCGGCGTTGCCCCTTCTGGAAAGGGTCGGGTGCGTGTCTGTTCGTCGTTACATCCGTGCATCGCTTCAG
This window contains:
- a CDS encoding kinesin, putative (TriTrypDB/GeneDB-style sysID: LpmP.20.1101~partially sequenced multicopy gene) → MRNADSREDTPSPPRRTRQVVWNHRNVDAIPSDLTRTSAHVDPISSSGAVNATRTLRESKRYFGCIRVVVRCRPLQPDTEADHSAERVHINGDEVIVRDRMAPNEGRSYRFDRVLPAEADQVATFAEIAPLVEHVLDGLHATVFAYGQTGSGKTYTMDGLRSSGLNLQQRQAMVPHVDGTAVQQHGIMLRIIQLLFDRARERQRAVGVEDAESPDNAGTTDDGVAYTFRCSFYQIYNEKISDVHRGIGVSANANEAAAPLPFSSSTLAKLQMDARGKRGVDQGDLRVRWHKGDVFKVENLFICSCNSPDEMRGMLFSGIQQKVVSSHLINRQSSRSHCVFTIYVESRARPNGELLSQSELSLVDLAGSEKIGLLSHRPGAKLIKESIDINTSLLALGMVITALRGGAAEATSTLKRTNAGVVSHARGGAEQHTGGRHIPYRDSKLTMLLKHALGGNSLTTMIACISPSDRYVEETISTLTYAGRAKSIRNAPHVNEDATTLLMRKLRGEIAQLKT